Part of the Verrucomicrobiota bacterium genome is shown below.
AGCGCTGGATCCCGCATCCGGGACCGGAGGAGGAGGCGTCGCCATCACTTGCCCCGTCACCGAGGCCAGCACAGCGGCTACAACCCAGAAGAGCCCGAACGTTGTTTTGTTTTTCATGTGTTTTTTCCCGCCCTACTTGTCCGCCTTCGAAACCCAATTTCGAGGCTGCAAACGACAGGGCTTCAATACTATGAACAGCTTTCGTACGAACCTAGGATTGCGTTGCGAAAAACATCGTAATATGTTGTCTATTAACAAGATAAACTTAGTTTACAACAAGCAACGGAACGGACGTTCAGCCCATCACTGTTAAGTTTTCCGACAGAATGCCATCAGATCCGGGGTGTCTTGTAATGCAACATGTTACAGACAAACAGTTTAACTCTGAACACATGGCTGTTAAACTTGGCGACAGACCAGTTGGACTTAGCCACTCGGGCCTTTTGGGACCATGGAGCAAATCCGCCACTGCTTTTCGTGCCTCGGTAGGTGAATCTCCGGTCATGATTTTGGGCGTTCGCGAGACGATGATTTGGGACGGCGGTGGAACGCCGCCCTCCCACCCTCTCCCTCACCATGGCGAAGTTGAGGGACCCAGATTGCTTTCAGGCCAGTTTGGCCTTGATGGGAAGTTGGCGGATCTTGGTCCTTTTCAGGGCATTGAGAATGGTACCCACGTGTTCGGTCGCCACGTCGACGAAAAGATGTCGCGATCGGACGTCTACTGTGCCGACAGAGTTTGCAGGCAGTCCGGTCTCTCCCAAAATCGCGCCCACCACGTCCCGTGTTTCGACGCCCATCTCCTCACCGACGTTGATCCAGAGGCGTGATTGGTTGGAAGGGGTGCGGCGGGTGGATCGAAGAGGGGGGGTGTTTGAGCCGGGGGCTCCTTTGGACAGAGGCGGTGGAGGCGGTTTCGAGGCGGTGAATTTTTCGAGCGGTTTCTGTGGTCGCGAAGGAATGGAGGAACTGGGCGGGCGATGGTCTGGCCGGCGAGGTTTAGGTGGGACTTCGCGAAGGCCCATTTTCTTGCGCACCCAATCGGGCATCATTGGGGACCGAGCAGAACTCTGAAACCCCTTTCCCGCGCTGCTGCGAGGGATTGCGGAGGTTGACCGTTCCGGATGGGAAGCAGCAGGCGCGGGCCGTGATGACTTTTCCTCCGTCGGAGTCGGTAAAGAACGAGTTATAGGCGGAGGTGGAGGAATCTTCACGACAGGATGGTGTGCGGTCTGGGGCGGAACCTCGCGACGCGCAACTTCCTTCGGGGCAGCGGACGGCAATTCAGCAGCGGCCGCAGGATTTGGAAATGACCTCTTCACTTGAATTGGCGGCGCAGCTTGAAGTTCGCGCGGACGCCGAGGGCGAGCGTTAGACTCGGACTTGTCACGGAGATGGTCCGTCGAAGGAGAGCGCCGGGGGTTCGCTTCCGGGGAGGGATCGTCTTCACCGCCGGCCAGCAAATGAATGAGAGCGGACGCGATATCCGTGGACTCGTGACCTTCTTCCATCAGGGTTTCGATCAGGCGATCCTGTCGTTTGAATTCGCCCGAGAGCAGCACGGTTCGAACTTTTCCTGCCAAGGCCTGGTCGCGAGCGGCTTCCACTTCGTCGAGGCTGGGAATGTGCGCTCGATGCAGCCGCGTGCGGGTGAATCGCTCGATGTTGCGCACTTGGAAGATCTCCCGCCCGGCGACGAATGAAATGGCCCGTCCGCTGCGGCCCGCGCGTCCGGTTCGGCCGATGCGGTGAACGTAATCCTCCGGATCGTAGGGAAGATCGTAGTTGAAGACCACTTGCACGTCGTCCACGTCGATGCCTCGCGCGGCCACGTCGGTGGCGACCAGAAATTCCAGGCCGCCCTGGCGGAACTTTCCCATCACCCGGTCGCGCATGCCCTGGCTCATGTCCCCGTGCAATCGGTCGGCGGAATAGCCCTGGGCCTCGAGGTGATCGGCCAGTTCGTCCACCATGCGTTTCGTGTTGCAGAAAATAATCCCCAAACGGAGGTCGTGGATGTCGATGAGACGGGCCAAGAGTTCGACTTTGAATCTCCGGTCGACCTCGTAATAAACCTGCTCCACGGTGGGCACGGTCAGCGTTTTCTGCTCGATTTTGACCGACTTGGGTTCGCGGGCGTAGCGCTCGATCCAGTCGCGAATGGGGGCAGGCATCGTGGCGGAAAAGAACACCGTTTGCCTTTCCCGCGGAAGCGCTTGCAAGACTTTTTCGATATCTTCCCGGAATCCCATGTCGAGCATCACGTCCGCTTCGTCCAGGATCATCATCTTGACGTGATCCAGCCGGAGCGTGCCGCGGGCCAGATGGTCGAGCACACGGCCGGGTGTGCCGATGACGAGTTGGGCACCCCGTTTCAACCCCGCGAACTGGCGCTCATACGATTGGCCGCCATAGATGGGGAGCGCTTGGATACCGCGCTTGAAAAAGGCGAGTTGATGGACTTCCTCGGCGACTTGCACCGCGAGTTCGCGCGTCGGGCAGAGGACCAGAGCCTGGACGGCTTTGAGCTGGGGATCGGTCTTCTCGATGGCCGGAATCGCGAACGCGGCGGTCTTGCCTGAACCCGTTTGCGATTGGCCCACCGCGTCGTGTCCAGCCATGAGGATCGGGATGGCTTCGGCCTGGATGGGGGACGCTTGTTCGAAGCCGAGCCGGTCGATAGCGCGAAGGATTTCGGGGGAGAGTCCGAGTTCAGAAAAGAGTTTGGAATTCATGGGAGGCTGATTTTCAGGAGCGGGGATGGGCCGCGTCATAGGCGGCGCGGAGCCTTTCCAGGCTCACGTGGGTATAGACTTGAGTGGTGACCAAATGCGCGTGGCCGAGCAACTCTTGCACGCTGCGGAGATCGGCGCCGTTGTCCAGCAAATGGGTGGCGAAACTGTGGCGGAGTTTGTGGGGCGTGAGGGCGGGATCCAACCCGGCGGCAGCGAGATACTTTTTGAGCCGCCTCTGCACTTGGCCCGGAGCCAGAGCTTGATTCGACCCTGGTTTGGCCAGAAAAACGGGCTGTTCTGAGGTTGGGTGATACTCCCATTGTTTCCAATAGTGTCGCAAGGCTTCCAGGGCCGGGCTGCCTGTGGGAACCACGCGCTCCTTGCGTCCTTTGCCCAGCACGCGCAGGCAACTTTGCTCCCACAGAATCTGACCCCCTGTCAGTTGGCACAATTCGCTGATGCGAAGGCCGGAGGAGTAGAGCAGTTCCAGCACGGCAGCGTCGCGCACGCGCTCCAGCTTTTCACGATCGGATTCCCCGGACGAATCACCCTGGGTGGAGCGGACGGGCGCTTGGAGCAGCGATTCGACTTGAGTTTGGGGCAGGAAGCGGGGCAATCGCCTCTCCAACCGCGGAAGTGCAATTCCGCGCACGGGCGACTGGGTGGCGTGTCCTTGGGTAATCAGGAATCGGTAGAAGGCGCGCAGCGACGAGAAACGCAACTGGATGGTGGCGCGGCCCAGAT
Proteins encoded:
- a CDS encoding DEAD/DEAH box helicase, with protein sequence MNSKLFSELGLSPEILRAIDRLGFEQASPIQAEAIPILMAGHDAVGQSQTGSGKTAAFAIPAIEKTDPQLKAVQALVLCPTRELAVQVAEEVHQLAFFKRGIQALPIYGGQSYERQFAGLKRGAQLVIGTPGRVLDHLARGTLRLDHVKMMILDEADVMLDMGFREDIEKVLQALPRERQTVFFSATMPAPIRDWIERYAREPKSVKIEQKTLTVPTVEQVYYEVDRRFKVELLARLIDIHDLRLGIIFCNTKRMVDELADHLEAQGYSADRLHGDMSQGMRDRVMGKFRQGGLEFLVATDVAARGIDVDDVQVVFNYDLPYDPEDYVHRIGRTGRAGRSGRAISFVAGREIFQVRNIERFTRTRLHRAHIPSLDEVEAARDQALAGKVRTVLLSGEFKRQDRLIETLMEEGHESTDIASALIHLLAGGEDDPSPEANPRRSPSTDHLRDKSESNARPRRPRELQAAPPIQVKRSFPNPAAAAELPSAAPKEVARREVPPQTAHHPVVKIPPPPPITRSLPTPTEEKSSRPAPAASHPERSTSAIPRSSAGKGFQSSARSPMMPDWVRKKMGLREVPPKPRRPDHRPPSSSIPSRPQKPLEKFTASKPPPPPLSKGAPGSNTPPLRSTRRTPSNQSRLWINVGEEMGVETRDVVGAILGETGLPANSVGTVDVRSRHLFVDVATEHVGTILNALKRTKIRQLPIKAKLA
- a CDS encoding tyrosine recombinase XerC, giving the protein MANDGPTRTPPPDPRVAEFLRHLREERGASAFTVRNYEQGLRHFQDWFHAARGAFPTWTELGRDDLRAYLRQLSRENLGRATIQLRFSSLRAFYRFLITQGHATQSPVRGIALPRLERRLPRFLPQTQVESLLQAPVRSTQGDSSGESDREKLERVRDAAVLELLYSSGLRISELCQLTGGQILWEQSCLRVLGKGRKERVVPTGSPALEALRHYWKQWEYHPTSEQPVFLAKPGSNQALAPGQVQRRLKKYLAAAGLDPALTPHKLRHSFATHLLDNGADLRSVQELLGHAHLVTTQVYTHVSLERLRAAYDAAHPRS